One Dioscorea cayenensis subsp. rotundata cultivar TDr96_F1 chromosome 19, TDr96_F1_v2_PseudoChromosome.rev07_lg8_w22 25.fasta, whole genome shotgun sequence genomic window, GATTTGAGATTTGTATGACATGATGTGTAATTCATTCAACAGAAGTGAATGTTCCTCATTCTTAGCATTCTAAAGTTTAAATCTGTACttctgaagaagaaataatgtttttataagAAAGATCTGCATATAACTGAAGTACAACAAGGGGTATCTGCTGGACACTTGGTATTTTATCCATAATGACTTCTTATTCACAACAAGAAAACAGATATTAATCAGATTTGCATACCATGCTATATAATCACGGAGGGATCTGAATGTTCCTGCTTTttagcttctcccttttcattcaAAAAGCACTGCATATAACTTTAGAATCATAAAGACTTGTCAATTGATGTAAATATCTTTTTGCTTAACATTCAGAGCATTATTTATGCAGATGTGGGTGTTATGAGTGGAGCTATCCTTTTCATTCAGAAAGATCTACACATAAATGAAGTACAGCAAGAAGTGCTGGTTGGATGCTTGAGCGTTGTTTCGCTTTTAGGTAGTCTAGTTGGCGGTAGAACATCCGATGTCATTGGTAGGAAATGGACTATGGGTCTTGCTGCAATTGTCTTTCAGACTGGTGCTGCCGTCATGGTTTTTGCCCCTTCTTTCGCAATACTGATGTTAGGCAGGCTTTTAACTGGAATTGGGATTGGTTTCGGCCTCATGATAGCAGCGGTTTACATCGCAGAGATATCCCCAGCTGCTGCTAGAGGAACTCTTACCTCATTCCTTGAAATCTCCATAAACATTGGCATCCTTCTTGGTTATGTCTCAAACTATGCCTTCTCTAGCCTTTCATACCATATAAATTGGAGAATTATGCTCGGTGTTGGCATCATCCCTTCAGTGTTCATTGCCTTTGCATTGTTTGTGATACCGGAATCACCAAGATGGTTAATAATGAAGAACAGAGTAGATGAAGCTAGATCAGTGCTTTTAAAGATTAATGGAGATGAGGCTGAGGCTAATAAGAAGCTAGCTGAGATCGAGGAAGCTGCTGGAGTTTTAAATgcagaaaataataatgaaaacaaagaagtaTGGTGGGAAATCTTGagaccttctccttctttgcgCAGAATGCTAATAGCAGGTTGTGGCATACAATTCTTCCAGCAAATCACAGGGATAGATGCCACAGTGTACTATAGTCCTACTATATTTAAAGATGCGGGAATCAAGTCCTATAAAGAACTCCTTGCTGCAACTGTTGGTGTTGGCTTCACAAAGACAATGTTCATCTTGGTAGCAATACTTCTGGTCGATAAAGTTGGAAGAAAACCGCTGCTTTATGTGAGCACAATTGGGATGACTACATGTTTGTTCATTTTAGGCTTATCTCTGACTTTGATGCATGGGTCAGGATTGATTTCACCAAAGGTGGGGATTGGAATTGCAATTCTAGCAGTTTGTGGCAATGTAGCATTCTTTTCTGTTGGCATTGGTCCGATGTGTTGGGTTCTGAGTTCGGAGATTTATCCACTCAGATATCGAGCTCAGGCGTCGGCATTAGGAGCAGTTGGAAGTAGAGTGAGTAGTGGCCTCATTTCTATGTCATTCCTCTCTTTATCACACGCCATAACTGTTGGTGGCACGTTCTTCATCTTTTCTGCAATTTCTGCTATATCTGTTGTGTTTGTGTATTGTTGTGTTCCTGAAACAAAAGGGAAGTCTTTAGAGGAAATTCAGATGCTGTtccaaaaagagagagaagtgCAGAGAGGTGAAGTTGAGCTTTCAAATGCCGAGCATTTGGTGCAGAACAAGTAGTTGTTTAAAGAGTAGTAATTGTAATAACATCCATTATTCTGCAAAGCAAAAGTTGGCAGGCATTATTATCGTGTgtgattatattatatatgaaaatttcaaatCAGTTATCTTCTGATTATTTCCACTGCTTGCAACATACCGCTTTTTCTCTATATTAATCTGTCATACTATATCCAtgacacaaaataataagtgaTTTTGTTGATGAGTTGTTATTGATTTCACTTAATCATTACAATCGCACATTTGCCTTATTCTTTGAAAGTGTATAACAAGGAATACTTGTATTCGGTTGCTTGTGTGTGCTTATACCTATGTAGACTAACAGAACAATTTGTGGTGTTCTTTGGCAATTGTCATGAGATTGTTCTATTGTTCAATCGTTCTTGGAAGATATTATTGGCATATACACTATATCATCTTTTGATCATAAATTCAAGGGtgaattatttggatttttaatcAATAGTTCTGCGCACAGTAAAAGTTAACAGTGCTATTATTCTTTAATTGCCACTTTGTTTACAATGTTTTGTCCTGCTAGATGATGCCAATGGGGGCGTTAGAGGCCAAAATAGTTTTGACTTTAAATGTCTTTATTCCTTGTAAAATTTTGTGGAAACAGTATACCTAGCGGACAACCGCTGATTAGTTCAATTGCAGTCACTTGTAGTGGATGGACAAAGGTGAGGGTTTAAACCCTGCGTCTAAATATTGTTGCAGTACTGCAACACCATTGCACCAACAATACTGCATGGTAAGAGAAATTTATTAGCTTGAgttgatttttgaaaatcttctaGACGTGTAAGTGGTAGAACTTTTATCGCCCACGTGACTTTTGACCgggttaataaatttttaagtgatCAATAAATCTTTATAACTATTGCAATATTATACATGCCTGTCCCTTAACAATCTTTAAATAAAACGACAATGtcgcatttataaaaaaatatatatctgaCCAGATTCTCTATATTCCTTAAAATttgactcttttttttattttttttatttttctcttcatttttttccctagtaatcaacaaattttttttaaaaaaaaaaactccgaATTTTGGTTTGACGTTGTTTTTGGATCTCTAATATAGTttggtaaataaataaagagttttAAAAGAGTTCTTGGCTAAAAATTTAGAATCATAGTTGTTAGAGAAATAATCCCATGAACACGGCTCTATGGTAGTTATGATAGAATAAGATGTGACTTATTCTCACCCGTTGAATTACCTCAATTTAATGACTTTTAAAACAAATGGCAatgattatttaatataattaccaACCTAGTTAtctctatattatataataaataaatcaataaaatttataaacctaTGTTAAAAGTGAGAAACATTTTGATTCTATGGTAATTATCACGGAATTAAGTCCACCAAATTATTATTCTAGTTGTTTagttgttattaatttattttattttaaaagagttTTCCGGTAGACAAGTACCGTAGACTTTTATATGATAGAGCTTTTGGGTGATTCTTAGCTCAATAGTAAACATGCTATACTTGCAAGAAATGTTTTTTCAAGATGGATGTATAAGGATGGCAGTAGGTATAACTACCCCACTGAAATTGGAAATGTCCGTTATACCATAGgattattattgtatatatgcgtaaaatttttaaattttttaccaTAAATCCTTGATGCACTCTCGATAGCTTTATCATGAATTATGATAGATAACATTTGCGTGCattgtttttatagtttaaaaataatatatatagcaatTTGACATACAACttgataaatatgaatttattattattatttcctatACGAACtatgaaaagaaagataaaagaaagcTCACACCAGTGCATCTGTGCACACTGATAGAACTCCACCCCTAGCCTCACAGCCAGGCCACAACTCTCTCCAAAATAGCCATGGAATCAAAGAGAGAGTGTTAGTTCCGGTGATGTGGTTTTGTGGCTTAGTGAACACtcaaaacactaaaaaaaactcacacaaaccaagcaagaaggagacacacaagattggtaacccagttcggtgtCCACTCGcttacgtctggggggccaagcttggagataaacaatccactaaatgAGGTGAAAATAAAgatcacacaaaccaagcacTTGTattcactctctcaacaataaagatcactaccctctctagattgtcttgtACACCCACTCTCACTCTCTCTAGCTCCGGTCCACCTTACAATCTATGAgaaaggtagcttatatagacgccccaacgtcccaaatataacacatacctcttttagaatctccgcagctactaatttaaaaaccttctgaaattagctgttgcaactcctgttgtaacgtAAATTACAACATGGctctgactgctgacttgactgagttctggttacgttgcggacgacctcaagacccatcaacctccggtcatgcttagtccgggTCAAtacagccaaatctcccgatcccgactgccggcaactagcctacctcctcagttcctcatcacgcagtctcCTCGCAaagggcgcacgtccttgttcGTCTTCAttaaacttgccaaacttagtcttcaaccttccaagtttggtcttcaaagattcaccaaacttgatcttcaattcacccaagtttggtcctcaaatcttctcaagaataaatcttcaatcaatcaactcaatcatgccaacaataagcatgtcttcaaatcttcaatcatatcttcaattagccttcaATTACAccattgatagatatttcttcGATTAAGTTCCAttcatatttagtcttcaatcacatctcttaaatatggtcttgatatgatattgtcttcaaattgtaacatattaccaaaaataactccaccaagatttTTAAGATGGcttcatcatgatcttctaGATATTTGCCTTGCAacccaagactccttgccatatcaccatgctttccatgtcatcaagtatgccttgtcaccatggatgccacgtcatcttgccttggtgtcaaatcatgccaattaaatagttcggttgcactaacaatctccgcctttggcataatttaacACAACTGCTTCCGTACCCAGACTGACTTCTGTTATAACTTTCAATTACAACACTGACTGGGACACAGACTATACTTACACTGTTACAACTTCCAGTTACAATATGACTGACACAagatatcatctagttgcttacaaagaGCTAAGAGAGAAATACAAAATTGCAACTAGTGAGACACAATACGATTAAACATAACGAATTGACAAACATAACAACGTTCACAACAATAAGACCAAATGTTTAAATGTCcaacaaatgaaaaacaagtCAGTCTGGTGCTAGTAAAaacttctccccctttgtgacacAATTGATGCCAAAGTCTTCATGAGTTGTTGCAAGTCTTGTTACACCTTCTCCGGTAACTCCCCCTATCTTCAGGTCTCTTGGTCATCATCTCCCCTTGAGTCGTGGCCATTAGCttctctattctttttcttctcgaGAATTTCCAGATGGGATATAATCTTCAGCTTCTGTCGTGCAATGATGAATAGTTCTGCAGACAGTGACCATTGCCTTCTCTCTATGTCTTCTAGTTgctctttcaacatcttctcatattcttcttcaacCAATAGATTCGCCTCTTCGGTATCTTCAGGCATTAGTGGTGGAGACACCTGTCCTACAGGTAAATCAATTTTCTTACCTGGGCTGAACAGCTTCTAAGaaatcttcaatttcttcactgCAGTGACTGCTTCTTCCTTTCTGAGTTGTACTCCTTGTTTTAACAAATACTGCGACAGCAGTGAAGGATACCCAAGTGATGTTGAGAAGCTTGTATAGTCAGCTTCTTTCACAATATTCTAGAAGATCAGTCTTCCCAGATTGAATTTCTTGTCAGTGCCAACAGCAAACAATAAA contains:
- the LOC120249662 gene encoding probable polyol transporter 4, yielding MMSDVGRLKMARRKDSRKYAFACATFASLNSVLLGYDVGVMSGAILFIQKDLHINEVQQEVLVGCLSVVSLLGSLVGGRTSDVIGRKWTMGLAAIVFQTGAAVMVFAPSFAILMLGRLLTGIGIGFGLMIAAVYIAEISPAAARGTLTSFLEISINIGILLGYVSNYAFSSLSYHINWRIMLGVGIIPSVFIAFALFVIPESPRWLIMKNRVDEARSVLLKINGDEAEANKKLAEIEEAAGVLNAENNNENKEVWWEILRPSPSLRRMLIAGCGIQFFQQITGIDATVYYSPTIFKDAGIKSYKELLAATVGVGFTKTMFILVAILLVDKVGRKPLLYVSTIGMTTCLFILGLSLTLMHGSGLISPKVGIGIAILAVCGNVAFFSVGIGPMCWVLSSEIYPLRYRAQASALGAVGSRVSSGLISMSFLSLSHAITVGGTFFIFSAISAISVVFVYCCVPETKGKSLEEIQMLFQKEREVQRGEVELSNAEHLVQNK